One Miscanthus floridulus cultivar M001 chromosome 11, ASM1932011v1, whole genome shotgun sequence DNA window includes the following coding sequences:
- the LOC136493200 gene encoding F-box/LRR-repeat protein 3-like isoform X1, with amino-acid sequence MTSAIQIEEIRKTSNDDQEITKDSFPAIMKLPNLQQLTLVGCIGIDDDALGSLDKECSKSLQVLDMSQCQNITDVGVSSMLKSVPNLLELDLSYCCPVTPSMVRSLQKIPKLRTLKLEGCKFMTDGLKAIGTSCVSLRELSLSKCSGVTDT; translated from the exons ATGACATCAGCTATACAAATAGAAGAGATTCGGAAGACTTCAAACGATGATCAAGAG ATCACAAAGGATAGTTTTCCTGCCATCATGAAGCTACCCAATCTTCAACAGTTGACACTGGTGGGGTGTATTGGAATTGATGATGATGCTCTTGGTAGTCTTGACAAAGAATGCAGTAAATCACTACAG GTGCTTGATATGTCTCAGTGTCAGAATATCACTGACGTGGGAGTTTCATCCATGCTGAAGTCGGTACCCAATCTATTGGAACTGGATCTTTCATACTGCTGTCCT gTTACTCCTTCTATGGTGAGAAGCTTACAAAAGATTCCTAAACTGCGGACCCTGAAGCTGGAAGGCTGCAAATTCATGACTGATGGACTAAAAGCTATTGGAACCTCTTGTGTTTCTTTAAGGGAGTTAAGCTTGAGCAAGTGCTCTGGAGTGACGGATACATAA
- the LOC136491876 gene encoding uncharacterized protein, translating into MEDDELHLDIQGSSDIIIQLCSTLSRSGWLRNRSNGAISAASPDDLIPGILLRLPPDDTAGLVRASAICKAWRRIISDPASHGHYRALHPTPPVLGFLHRPKDSKLPRFVSTTSFRPAAADHRQHPLDCRHGRALFYDYGSRGTYVVWDPATGERRKVPDALSDDYLPHPTVVCDAGGGCDHRSCSRGPFIVAVVGLEDLPGFGDGDDHYVPFVGAGDDRLQERFA; encoded by the coding sequence ATGGAAGATGATGAACTTCACCTGGATATACAAGGAAGCAGCGATATCATTATCCAGCTCTGTTCTACATTATCCCGATCGGGGTGGTTACGGAATAGATCGAATGGCGCCATCTCCGCAGCCTCTCCCGACGATCTCATCCCAGGCATCCTCCTCCGCCTTCCGCCGGACGACACTGCGGGGCTCGTCCGGGCCTCCGCCATCTGCAAGGCCTGGCGCCGCATCATCTCCGACCCCGCCTCCCACGGCCACTACCGTGCGTTGCACCCAACGCCCCCCGTGCTCGGCTTCCTCCACCGCCCTAAGGACTCCAAGCTTCCCCGCTTCgtctccaccacctccttccgCCCGGCCGCCGCCGACCATCGCCAGCACCCGCTCGACTGCCGCCACGGCCGCGCCCTCTTCTACGACTACGGCTCCCGCGGCACCTACGTCGTCTGGGACCCGGCCACCGGCGAGCGGCGCAAAGTCCCCGATGCGCTGAGCGACGACTACTTGCCACACCCAACTGTGGTCTGCGATGCGGGCGGAGGCTGCGACCACCGCAGCTGCAGCAGAGGGCCTTTCATCGTTGCCGTTGTTGGTTTGGAGGACCTACCGGGATTTGGTGACGGAGACGATCACTACGTACCGTTTGTAGGGGCGGGTGATGACCGTTTGCAGGAGCGGTTTGCCTAG
- the LOC136493200 gene encoding F-box/LRR-repeat protein 3-like isoform X2, whose translation MKLPNLQQLTLVGCIGIDDDALGSLDKECSKSLQVLDMSQCQNITDVGVSSMLKSVPNLLELDLSYCCPVTPSMVRSLQKIPKLRTLKLEGCKFMTDGLKAIGTSCVSLRELSLSKCSGVTDT comes from the exons ATGAAGCTACCCAATCTTCAACAGTTGACACTGGTGGGGTGTATTGGAATTGATGATGATGCTCTTGGTAGTCTTGACAAAGAATGCAGTAAATCACTACAG GTGCTTGATATGTCTCAGTGTCAGAATATCACTGACGTGGGAGTTTCATCCATGCTGAAGTCGGTACCCAATCTATTGGAACTGGATCTTTCATACTGCTGTCCT gTTACTCCTTCTATGGTGAGAAGCTTACAAAAGATTCCTAAACTGCGGACCCTGAAGCTGGAAGGCTGCAAATTCATGACTGATGGACTAAAAGCTATTGGAACCTCTTGTGTTTCTTTAAGGGAGTTAAGCTTGAGCAAGTGCTCTGGAGTGACGGATACATAA